A genomic stretch from Bosea sp. F3-2 includes:
- a CDS encoding monovalent cation:proton antiporter-2 (CPA2) family protein, which translates to MAAEAGLTSDLVKVVALLGAGVVAVPVFRKLGLGSVLGYFGAGIVIGPFGIGLFSNPEGILHIAEFGVVMFLFVIGLEMQPSRLWGLRSSIFGLGIAQVLACGFLLTLFGMAGGLAAKVAFIAAMGFVLSSTAVVMQMLNERGETSTPQGQKAVSILLLEDLAIVPLLAIVALLSPQQGGSEQAWVSFAIAAGALGGLIAAGRWLLNPMFRVLAAAEAREVMTAAALLVVLGSALAMQLGGLSMAMGAFLAGVLLSESTFRHQLEADIEPFRGILLGLFFLAVGMSLDLAVVAREWHLVLVAVIGFMAVKALGIFIVAKLFGSDWREAITRVALFSQGGEFAFVLYAAAFAAGIFDPRITAIASGTVIISMALTPLLAIALDRFLPAPPTDLDGIEVADGLKGQALIVGFGRFGQVASQALLARGISVSIIDFDVEMIRAASQFGFKLYYGDGTRRDILHAAGAERAEVIVVCVDRRQTADAIVRLVQAEFAHAKLFVRAYDRGHALDLVHVGVEYQIRETFESAMVFGTALLKCLGVPADEAEAIEADVRRRDDERFDLQLAGDLYSGRELLRSNAPTPTPLTKPKRPGQIPANLPDDIGGES; encoded by the coding sequence ATGGCGGCCGAGGCAGGATTGACGAGCGACCTCGTGAAGGTCGTGGCGCTGCTCGGCGCCGGTGTCGTGGCGGTGCCGGTCTTCCGCAAGCTCGGGCTCGGCTCCGTGCTCGGCTATTTCGGCGCGGGCATCGTGATCGGCCCCTTCGGCATTGGCCTGTTTTCAAATCCTGAAGGCATCCTGCACATCGCCGAATTTGGCGTGGTGATGTTCCTGTTCGTGATCGGGCTGGAGATGCAGCCCTCGCGACTCTGGGGCCTGAGAAGCAGCATCTTCGGCCTCGGCATCGCGCAGGTCCTCGCCTGTGGCTTCCTGCTGACGCTGTTCGGCATGGCCGGTGGCCTCGCTGCCAAGGTCGCCTTCATTGCGGCGATGGGCTTCGTTTTGTCCTCGACGGCCGTGGTCATGCAGATGCTGAACGAGCGCGGCGAGACCTCGACGCCCCAGGGCCAGAAGGCGGTCTCGATCCTGCTGCTCGAAGACCTCGCCATCGTGCCGCTGCTCGCCATCGTCGCGCTCCTGTCGCCGCAGCAGGGCGGCAGCGAGCAGGCCTGGGTCTCCTTCGCCATTGCCGCGGGCGCGCTCGGCGGGCTGATCGCGGCCGGGCGCTGGCTGCTCAACCCGATGTTCCGCGTGCTGGCGGCCGCCGAGGCGCGGGAGGTGATGACCGCCGCGGCGCTGCTCGTCGTGCTCGGCTCGGCGCTCGCCATGCAGCTCGGCGGCCTGTCGATGGCGATGGGGGCCTTCCTGGCCGGCGTGCTCCTCTCGGAGTCCACCTTCCGCCATCAGCTGGAGGCGGATATCGAGCCGTTCCGCGGCATCCTGCTTGGGCTCTTCTTCCTCGCCGTCGGCATGTCGCTCGATCTCGCCGTCGTGGCGCGCGAATGGCATCTCGTCCTGGTGGCCGTGATCGGCTTCATGGCGGTCAAGGCGCTCGGTATCTTCATCGTCGCCAAGCTCTTCGGCTCGGACTGGCGCGAGGCGATCACGCGCGTCGCCCTGTTCTCGCAAGGCGGCGAATTCGCCTTCGTGCTTTATGCCGCCGCTTTCGCCGCCGGCATCTTCGATCCGCGCATTACCGCCATCGCCAGCGGCACCGTGATCATCTCGATGGCGCTGACGCCACTATTGGCGATCGCGCTCGACCGCTTCCTGCCGGCGCCCCCGACCGATCTCGACGGCATCGAGGTGGCGGATGGGCTGAAGGGGCAGGCGCTGATCGTCGGCTTCGGCCGCTTCGGCCAGGTTGCGAGCCAGGCGCTGCTCGCCCGTGGCATCAGCGTCTCGATCATCGATTTCGACGTCGAGATGATCCGGGCCGCGTCGCAATTCGGCTTCAAGCTCTATTATGGCGACGGAACGCGGCGCGACATCCTGCACGCCGCGGGCGCCGAGCGGGCCGAGGTGATCGTGGTCTGCGTCGACAGGCGCCAGACCGCGGACGCGATCGTGCGGCTGGTGCAGGCCGAGTTCGCTCATGCCAAGCTGTTCGTGCGGGCCTATGACCGCGGCCATGCGCTCGACCTGGTCCATGTCGGGGTCGAGTATCAGATCCGCGAGACCTTCGAATCGGCGATGGTCTTCGGCACGGCGCTGCTGAAATGCCTCGGCGTTCCCGCGGACGAGGCCGAGGCGATCGAGGCGGATGTCCGCCGGCGCGACGACGAGCGCTTCGATCTGCAGCTGGCAGGCGATCTCTATTCCGGGCGGGAGCTGCTCCGGAGCAACGCGCCGACCCCGACGCCGCTGACCAAGCCGAAGCGGCCCGGCCAGATCCCGGCTAATCTGCCGGACGACATCGGTGGTGAATCCTGA
- a CDS encoding TetR/AcrR family transcriptional regulator, with translation MTMAERGRPRSFDRQFALERAMEVFWDRGYHAASMNDLTEAMGINSPSLYAAFGSKEALYREAVAHFAATESDDILAPLQNAPTAREAIEGYLMASARTFTRPGRPPGCMVVLSAVNAVGVGEETSRILREMRAGSVAMIEERLKRAIAEGELPASLDLQAIASYYVTVQQGMSIQARDGASRTMLEAIVHGAMAAWDSLTRPRAVA, from the coding sequence ATGACGATGGCGGAGCGAGGGCGCCCGCGCAGCTTCGACCGGCAGTTCGCGCTGGAGCGCGCCATGGAGGTGTTCTGGGATCGCGGCTATCACGCCGCCTCGATGAACGACCTTACCGAGGCGATGGGGATCAATTCGCCGAGCCTCTATGCGGCCTTCGGCAGCAAGGAAGCGCTTTACCGGGAGGCCGTCGCGCATTTCGCCGCGACCGAGAGCGACGACATCCTCGCGCCGCTGCAGAACGCGCCGACCGCACGTGAGGCGATCGAAGGCTATCTCATGGCCAGCGCGAGAACCTTCACCCGGCCCGGCCGCCCGCCCGGCTGCATGGTCGTGCTCTCGGCGGTCAACGCAGTCGGCGTCGGCGAGGAGACCAGTCGCATCCTGCGTGAGATGCGCGCCGGCAGCGTCGCCATGATCGAGGAACGGCTGAAGCGGGCCATCGCGGAAGGCGAACTGCCCGCCTCGCTCGATCTCCAGGCAATCGCCAGCTATTACGTCACCGTTCAGCAGGGCATGTCGATCCAGGCCCGTGACGGTGCCTCCCGCACGATGCTGGAAGCGATCGTGCATGGCGCCATGGCGGCATGGGACAGCCTGACCCGGCCGCGCGCTGTAGCCTGA
- a CDS encoding 3-oxoacyl-ACP reductase family protein, translating to MSRLAGKRALVTGGSRGIGAAITKRLATEGADVALTYERSADKAAEVVKAIEALGRKGVAIAADSADPAAVKRSVDEAAKALGGLDILVNNAGIYRGGPVADWSLADIDTTIAVNIRSVVLASQAAAAHLGKGGRIISIGSCLADRVVEPNITLYAMSKAALIGFTKGLARDLGPRGITVNIVHPGSTDTDMNPANGPGAEAQLARMAIPAYGKPEDIAGAVAYLASEEGRFITGAGFAVDGGVNT from the coding sequence ATGTCCCGCCTTGCTGGAAAGCGCGCCCTCGTCACCGGTGGCAGCCGCGGAATCGGTGCCGCCATCACCAAACGGCTCGCCACCGAAGGAGCCGATGTCGCGCTCACCTATGAACGTTCCGCCGACAAGGCGGCCGAGGTCGTGAAGGCGATCGAGGCACTCGGGCGCAAGGGCGTCGCCATCGCTGCCGACAGCGCCGATCCCGCCGCCGTGAAACGCTCGGTCGACGAGGCTGCGAAGGCGCTCGGCGGCCTCGACATCCTCGTGAACAATGCGGGCATCTATCGCGGCGGCCCCGTCGCGGATTGGAGCCTGGCCGATATCGATACGACGATCGCCGTCAATATCCGCTCGGTGGTGCTGGCCTCGCAGGCGGCTGCCGCGCATCTCGGCAAGGGCGGGCGGATCATCTCGATCGGCTCCTGCCTCGCCGACCGGGTCGTGGAGCCGAACATCACGCTCTATGCGATGAGCAAGGCGGCGCTGATCGGCTTCACCAAGGGGCTGGCGCGCGATCTCGGCCCGCGCGGCATCACCGTCAACATCGTCCATCCCGGCTCGACCGACACGGACATGAACCCGGCCAATGGCCCGGGCGCCGAGGCGCAGCTCGCGCGCATGGCCATTCCCGCCTATGGCAAGCCGGAGGATATCGCCGGGGCCGTGGCCTATCTCGCCAGCGAGGAAGGGCGCTTCATCACCGGCGCGGGCTTTGCCGTCGATGGCGGCGTCAACACCTGA
- a CDS encoding MBL fold metallo-hydrolase: MNWSSPFAALAFVVATIVGFIPAPARAQSNEPGCRPEMARLDLPIQRVQLAKDEVRLTFVGHATFLIETPGGVKIATDYNDYVRPPVTPDIATMNKAHSTHNSRNPDPAIKRVLPGWDPSGQGAARHDVTLGDVRVRNVPTNIRSYDGGTDFDGNSIFVFEIGDLCVAHLGHLHHPLEPGHLRALGRVDVVLFPVDGSYTLDQEGMLEVLKAIQARVMIPMHFFGGGTLNRFLARTQDLWPVERREQPTITLSKATLPATPTMIVLPGH, encoded by the coding sequence ATGAATTGGTCGAGCCCCTTCGCAGCGCTGGCTTTCGTTGTCGCCACGATCGTCGGTTTCATCCCCGCGCCCGCCCGCGCCCAATCCAACGAGCCGGGCTGCCGCCCGGAGATGGCGCGCCTTGACCTGCCGATCCAGCGCGTGCAACTGGCAAAGGACGAGGTCAGGCTCACCTTCGTCGGCCACGCCACCTTCCTGATCGAAACGCCGGGCGGCGTGAAGATCGCGACCGACTACAACGACTATGTCCGCCCGCCGGTGACGCCTGACATCGCCACGATGAACAAGGCGCATTCGACGCATAACTCCCGCAATCCCGATCCCGCCATCAAACGCGTCCTGCCCGGCTGGGATCCGTCGGGACAAGGCGCGGCCAGGCATGACGTCACGCTGGGCGACGTCCGCGTCCGCAACGTGCCGACCAATATCCGCAGCTATGACGGCGGCACCGATTTCGACGGCAACTCGATCTTCGTCTTCGAGATCGGCGATCTCTGCGTCGCCCATCTCGGCCATCTGCACCATCCGCTCGAACCCGGCCATCTGCGCGCGCTCGGCCGGGTCGATGTCGTGCTCTTCCCGGTGGACGGCAGCTACACCCTCGACCAGGAAGGCATGCTGGAGGTGCTGAAGGCGATCCAGGCCCGGGTGATGATCCCGATGCATTTCTTTGGCGGCGGCACGCTCAACCGCTTCCTCGCCCGCACGCAGGATCTCTGGCCGGTCGAGCGGCGCGAGCAGCCGACGATCACGCTGAGCAAGGCCACGCTGCCGGCGACCCCCACCATGATCGTTCTGCCCGGACACTGA
- the ettA gene encoding energy-dependent translational throttle protein EttA yields MSRQFIYHMRGLSKTYPGGKQVLNNIHLSFYPDAKIGVLGVNGAGKSTLLKIMAGFDKEWTGEAWVADGARVGYLPQEPKLDESLTVRENVMLGVAPQKAILDRYNELAMNYSDETADEMTNLQDEIEAKGLWDLDSKVDQAMDALRCPPDDWQVDKLSGGERRRVAMCKLLLEQPELLLLDEPTNHLDAETTAWLEGHLRTYPGAILIVTHDRYFLDNVTSWILELDRGQGIPYEGNYSAWSVQKQKRLAQEGREDASRQKTLEREAEWMAASPKARQAKSKARIQRYDELVQKASNKGPDTAQIIIPIAERLGNNVVDFEDLSKGFQDKLLIDGLSFKLPPGGIVGVIGPNGAGKTTLFKMITGVEKPDGGSIKIGESVQLGYVDQSRDSLDDKKNVWEEISGGNDIIYLGKKEINSRAYCSAFNFKGGDQQKKVGSLSGGERNRVHLAKMLKSGANVLLLDEPTNDLDVDTLRALEEALEDYAGCAVIISHDRWFLDRIATHILAFEGDSHVEWFEGNFAEYEEDKKRRLGIDSTIPKRIQYKKFTR; encoded by the coding sequence ATGTCCCGCCAGTTCATCTACCATATGCGCGGCCTGTCCAAGACCTATCCGGGCGGCAAGCAGGTCCTGAACAACATCCACCTCTCCTTCTATCCGGATGCCAAGATCGGCGTGCTCGGCGTCAACGGCGCCGGTAAGTCGACGCTGCTCAAGATCATGGCCGGCTTCGACAAGGAATGGACCGGCGAGGCCTGGGTCGCCGACGGCGCGCGCGTCGGCTATCTGCCGCAGGAGCCGAAGCTCGACGAGAGCCTGACGGTCCGCGAGAACGTCATGCTCGGCGTCGCACCGCAGAAGGCGATCCTCGACCGCTACAACGAGCTCGCCATGAATTATTCGGACGAGACCGCCGACGAGATGACCAATCTCCAGGACGAGATCGAGGCCAAGGGGCTGTGGGATCTCGACTCCAAGGTCGACCAGGCGATGGACGCGCTGCGCTGCCCGCCGGATGACTGGCAGGTCGACAAGCTCTCGGGCGGCGAGCGCCGCCGCGTCGCCATGTGCAAGCTCCTGCTGGAGCAGCCCGAATTGCTGCTGCTCGACGAGCCGACCAACCATCTCGACGCCGAGACCACCGCCTGGCTGGAAGGGCACCTCAGGACCTATCCGGGCGCGATCCTGATCGTCACCCACGATCGCTACTTCCTCGACAACGTCACGAGCTGGATCCTCGAGCTCGATCGCGGCCAGGGCATTCCCTATGAGGGCAACTACTCGGCCTGGTCGGTGCAGAAGCAGAAGCGCCTCGCGCAGGAAGGCCGCGAGGACGCTTCGCGCCAGAAGACGCTGGAGCGCGAAGCGGAGTGGATGGCCGCCTCGCCAAAGGCGCGGCAGGCCAAGAGCAAGGCCCGCATCCAACGCTATGACGAGCTGGTGCAGAAGGCCTCGAACAAGGGGCCGGACACCGCCCAGATCATCATCCCGATCGCAGAGCGGCTCGGCAATAATGTCGTCGATTTCGAGGACCTGTCGAAGGGCTTCCAGGACAAGCTCCTGATCGACGGGCTGTCCTTCAAGCTGCCGCCGGGCGGCATCGTCGGCGTGATCGGTCCCAACGGCGCCGGCAAGACGACGCTGTTCAAGATGATCACCGGCGTGGAGAAGCCGGATGGGGGCTCGATCAAGATCGGCGAGAGCGTCCAGCTCGGCTATGTCGACCAGAGCCGCGACTCGCTCGACGACAAGAAGAATGTCTGGGAGGAGATCTCGGGCGGCAACGACATCATCTATCTCGGCAAGAAGGAGATCAACTCCCGCGCCTATTGCTCGGCCTTCAACTTCAAGGGCGGCGACCAGCAGAAGAAGGTCGGCTCGCTCTCGGGCGGTGAGCGCAACCGCGTCCACCTCGCCAAGATGCTGAAGAGCGGCGCCAACGTCCTCCTCCTCGACGAACCGACCAACGATCTCGACGTCGACACGCTGCGCGCGCTCGAAGAGGCGCTGGAGGATTATGCCGGCTGCGCCGTGATCATCAGCCACGATCGCTGGTTCCTCGACCGCATCGCGACCCACATCCTCGCCTTCGAGGGCGACAGCCATGTCGAGTGGTTCGAGGGCAACTTCGCCGAGTACGAGGAGGACAAGAAGCGCCGCCTCGGCATCGACTCCACCATCCCGAAGCGGATTCAGTACAAGAAGTTCACGCGCTGA
- a CDS encoding class I SAM-dependent methyltransferase, whose protein sequence is MAGYERTLERTRHYLSGGDTAFEFGCGTGTTALKLAPFLARIVATDISGNMIAIARERAEAGHHANVVFEVGTPDAAPWPDETFDVALGFNVLHLVAAREAALSGVHRLLKPGGLFISKTPCLKEMNPIVRIAVPVMQAFGKAPYVASLSAGELERTIAAAGFEIIERGQHASRGRDARPFLVARKR, encoded by the coding sequence ATGGCCGGCTATGAGCGCACGCTCGAGCGGACACGGCATTACCTCAGCGGCGGCGACACGGCATTCGAGTTCGGATGCGGCACCGGAACGACGGCGCTCAAACTCGCGCCCTTCCTCGCGCGCATCGTGGCGACCGACATATCCGGCAACATGATCGCCATCGCGCGGGAAAGAGCCGAGGCCGGACACCACGCCAACGTCGTCTTCGAGGTTGGCACCCCCGATGCGGCGCCCTGGCCGGACGAAACCTTCGATGTCGCGCTCGGCTTCAACGTCCTGCATCTGGTGGCCGCCCGCGAAGCGGCGCTGAGCGGCGTGCACCGGCTGTTGAAACCCGGCGGGCTGTTCATCTCCAAGACCCCTTGTCTCAAGGAGATGAATCCGATCGTGCGCATCGCGGTGCCCGTCATGCAGGCCTTCGGCAAGGCGCCCTATGTGGCGTCCTTGTCCGCAGGAGAGCTGGAGCGCACGATAGCCGCGGCGGGCTTCGAGATCATCGAACGCGGCCAACACGCCTCGCGCGGCCGGGACGCGCGGCCATTCCTCGTGGCACGGAAACGTTGA
- a CDS encoding alpha-hydroxy acid oxidase, producing MAQPLTIEDLRLLAKRRVPRMFYDYADSGAWTEGTYRANETDFAKIKLRQRVAVDMTNRSLASEMIGQPVSMPVALAPTGLTGMQHADGEILAARAAAKAGVPFTLSTMSICSIEDVANHTQAPFWFQLYVMKDRDFISRLIQRAKKAGCSALVLTLDLQILGQRHKDIRNGLSAPPKPTVANLINLAFKPRWCMKMLDTPRRQFGNIVGHVTGVADMSSLSSWTASQFDPQLNWDDVQWIKDQWGGKLILKGILDPEDAEMAAKSGADALIVSNHGGRQLDGALSSIEALPGIVEQVGGRIEVLFDGGIRSGQDVLKAIALGAKGTFIGRAFLYGLGAMGEPGVTAALDIIRKEMDVTMALCGLRDIKDVDEGILVGGRAGAIKRLAG from the coding sequence ATGGCCCAGCCCCTGACCATCGAAGACCTGCGCCTTCTGGCCAAGCGCCGCGTGCCGCGCATGTTCTACGATTACGCCGATTCCGGCGCCTGGACCGAGGGCACCTATCGCGCGAACGAGACCGACTTCGCCAAGATCAAGCTGCGCCAGCGCGTCGCCGTCGACATGACCAACCGCTCGCTGGCTTCCGAGATGATCGGGCAGCCGGTCTCGATGCCGGTCGCGCTCGCGCCCACCGGCCTCACCGGCATGCAGCACGCCGATGGCGAGATTCTCGCCGCCCGCGCCGCCGCCAAGGCCGGAGTGCCCTTCACCCTCTCGACCATGAGCATCTGCTCGATCGAGGACGTGGCGAACCACACCCAGGCGCCGTTCTGGTTCCAGCTCTACGTGATGAAGGACCGCGACTTCATTTCCCGGCTGATCCAGCGCGCCAAGAAAGCGGGCTGCTCGGCACTGGTGCTGACGCTCGACCTGCAGATCCTCGGCCAGCGCCACAAGGACATCCGCAACGGCCTCTCCGCCCCGCCGAAGCCAACCGTGGCCAACCTGATCAACCTCGCCTTCAAGCCGCGCTGGTGCATGAAGATGCTGGACACGCCGCGACGGCAGTTCGGCAACATCGTCGGCCATGTCACCGGCGTCGCCGACATGTCCTCGCTCTCCTCCTGGACCGCCAGCCAGTTCGATCCACAGCTCAACTGGGACGATGTGCAGTGGATCAAGGACCAGTGGGGCGGCAAGCTGATCCTCAAGGGCATCCTCGACCCTGAGGACGCCGAGATGGCGGCCAAGAGCGGCGCCGACGCGCTGATCGTCTCCAACCATGGCGGCCGCCAGCTCGACGGCGCGCTGTCCTCGATCGAGGCCCTGCCCGGCATCGTCGAGCAGGTCGGCGGCCGCATCGAGGTGCTGTTCGACGGCGGCATCCGCTCGGGCCAGGATGTGCTGAAGGCGATCGCGCTTGGCGCCAAGGGCACCTTCATCGGTCGCGCCTTCCTCTACGGCCTTGGCGCCATGGGCGAGCCGGGCGTCACCGCCGCGCTCGACATCATCCGCAAGGAGATGGACGTCACCATGGCGCTCTGCGGCCTGCGCGACATCAAGGATGTCGACGAGGGCATCCTGGTGGGCGGCCGCGCGGGAGCGATCAAGCGGCTGGCGGGCTGA
- a CDS encoding YitT family protein — MSQTAIAAMPQQHRLYEDLLALPLGTLMISIGIVLFAKATLLTGGAAGLALLLQFATGADFSLLFFVINLPFYWLAFRRMGFAFTLRTIAAVALISLFVWATPGWFRIEAVAPLYAAIAGGVAMGLGLLALARHRTAIGGVNILALYLQERHGLRAGWVQLGIDAAIFAAALFVLPLDKVALSLVGTLVLNAILAMNHKPGRYMAIS; from the coding sequence ATGTCCCAGACCGCCATCGCCGCCATGCCGCAGCAGCACCGTCTCTACGAAGATCTGCTCGCCCTTCCGCTGGGCACGCTGATGATCAGCATCGGCATCGTCCTCTTCGCCAAGGCGACCCTGCTGACCGGCGGGGCGGCCGGGCTCGCCCTGCTGCTGCAATTCGCCACAGGCGCCGATTTCAGCCTGCTGTTCTTCGTCATCAACCTGCCGTTCTACTGGCTCGCCTTCCGGCGAATGGGCTTCGCCTTCACGCTGCGCACGATCGCCGCCGTCGCGCTGATCTCGCTCTTCGTCTGGGCAACGCCCGGCTGGTTCCGGATCGAGGCGGTGGCGCCGCTCTATGCCGCCATCGCTGGCGGCGTCGCGATGGGGCTCGGCCTGCTGGCATTGGCGCGTCACCGCACCGCCATCGGCGGGGTCAACATCCTCGCGCTCTACCTGCAGGAGCGCCATGGTCTGCGCGCTGGCTGGGTCCAGCTCGGCATAGACGCCGCGATCTTCGCCGCCGCCCTTTTCGTGCTGCCGCTCGACAAGGTCGCCCTGTCGCTGGTCGGCACGCTCGTCCTCAATGCCATCCTGGCGATGAACCACAAGCCGGGCCGCTACATGGCGATCTCCTGA
- a CDS encoding glycoside hydrolase family 3 N-terminal domain-containing protein — translation MLLRLVAALLLLIPASIASAQQPVAWKTGLEAREIERKVDALIGKMTLEEKVGQLHLSGRGEGFDINQVRSGDMGAVMNFVVPAEVLAVQKAVRESRLKIPLIIGLDAVHGFSTYFPLPLGQASSWNPELIEQAAYWTGREASAAGINWTFAPMVDISRDPRWGRALEGAGEDAYLGSVVATARTRGYQRGGVATTPKHFVGYGAVEAGRDYNATWIPTSQLFDLHLPPFKASFETGAMTAMAAFTALNGVPTTAHRGMLTDLLRGRWGFRGFVTSDFGSITELRLHGIARDDAEAARKALLAGIDMDMMSDVYHKHLANEVRVGRVPVKAVDEAVRRVLRVKFHLGLFEKPDVDPATAPSLMQTEAAREVALQAAREGAILLKNADETLPIRDTVKSVAVIGAMAVPEDERVWTDPAGLGRRVITPLPDALRERLPKDVSVSYQPAFTKNCGTAFADKKAAIHAAAASDLIVTMLGEDCEFIGEAASRTKLELPGVQQELLEALVKTGKPVVLVLATARPLILTWASEHVAAILQIFHGGTEGRTAIADILTGRYNPSGRVPMSFPRSVGQIPVYYSQLPSGRPEKPGERYASIFMDERNEPLYPFGYGLSYSRFTYANPRVSASSVRLDGSVEVAVDVTNTGTRDGQEVVQLYIRQPVASLSRPLRELKGFEKVMIRAGETKTVRFKLEASRLGAHDEQGRYVVDPGEVEIYIGGSSRAAAKAQVMLIRS, via the coding sequence ATGCTTCTGCGGCTCGTCGCGGCCCTTCTGCTGCTCATTCCGGCGTCGATTGCCTCAGCCCAGCAGCCTGTCGCCTGGAAAACCGGGCTGGAGGCGCGCGAGATCGAGCGCAAGGTCGACGCGCTGATCGGGAAGATGACGCTGGAGGAAAAGGTCGGCCAGCTCCACCTGTCGGGGCGCGGCGAAGGCTTCGACATCAATCAGGTCCGCAGCGGCGACATGGGCGCGGTGATGAATTTCGTCGTGCCGGCCGAGGTCTTGGCAGTCCAGAAGGCCGTGCGCGAGAGCCGATTGAAGATCCCGCTGATCATCGGGCTCGACGCAGTCCACGGCTTCTCGACCTATTTTCCGCTACCACTCGGCCAGGCTTCGAGCTGGAACCCGGAGTTGATCGAGCAGGCGGCCTATTGGACGGGGCGGGAAGCCTCGGCCGCCGGCATCAACTGGACCTTCGCGCCGATGGTCGACATCTCGCGCGATCCGCGCTGGGGCCGTGCGCTGGAGGGGGCAGGGGAGGACGCCTATCTCGGCTCGGTCGTCGCGACGGCGCGTACGCGCGGCTACCAGCGCGGCGGGGTGGCGACGACGCCGAAGCACTTCGTCGGCTATGGTGCCGTCGAGGCGGGGCGCGACTACAACGCGACCTGGATCCCGACGAGCCAGCTCTTCGACCTGCATCTGCCACCGTTCAAGGCCTCCTTCGAGACCGGGGCGATGACGGCGATGGCGGCCTTCACGGCGCTGAACGGCGTGCCGACGACGGCGCATCGCGGCATGCTGACAGACCTCCTGCGCGGGCGCTGGGGCTTTCGCGGCTTCGTGACCTCCGATTTCGGCTCGATCACCGAACTGAGGCTGCATGGCATCGCCCGCGACGATGCCGAAGCGGCGCGCAAGGCTCTGCTCGCCGGGATCGACATGGACATGATGAGCGATGTCTACCACAAGCATCTCGCCAACGAGGTCCGCGTCGGCCGCGTGCCGGTGAAGGCGGTGGACGAGGCGGTCAGGCGCGTGCTGCGCGTCAAGTTCCATCTCGGCCTGTTCGAAAAGCCGGATGTCGACCCCGCCACCGCACCGAGCCTGATGCAGACCGAAGCTGCCCGCGAGGTCGCGCTGCAGGCGGCGCGCGAGGGTGCGATCCTGCTCAAGAATGCCGACGAGACGCTGCCGATCCGCGACACGGTGAAGTCGGTCGCCGTGATCGGCGCGATGGCTGTGCCCGAGGACGAGCGGGTCTGGACCGATCCCGCGGGGCTCGGCCGGCGCGTCATCACGCCCTTGCCGGATGCGCTGCGCGAGCGGCTGCCGAAGGACGTCTCGGTAAGCTACCAACCCGCCTTCACCAAGAACTGCGGCACCGCGTTCGCGGACAAGAAAGCAGCGATACACGCGGCCGCCGCAAGCGATCTCATCGTCACCATGCTCGGCGAGGATTGCGAGTTCATCGGCGAGGCCGCCTCGCGCACGAAGCTCGAGCTGCCGGGCGTGCAGCAGGAACTGCTCGAAGCACTGGTCAAGACCGGGAAGCCGGTGGTTCTGGTGCTGGCGACGGCCCGGCCGCTCATCCTGACCTGGGCGAGCGAGCATGTCGCTGCGATCCTGCAGATCTTCCATGGTGGCACGGAGGGGCGGACCGCGATCGCGGACATCCTGACCGGGCGCTACAATCCGTCGGGCCGGGTGCCGATGAGCTTCCCGCGCTCAGTCGGCCAGATCCCGGTCTATTACAGCCAGCTCCCCAGCGGCCGGCCGGAAAAGCCGGGCGAGCGCTACGCGTCCATCTTCATGGACGAGCGCAACGAGCCGCTCTACCCCTTCGGCTACGGGCTCTCCTACAGCCGCTTTACCTATGCCAATCCGCGCGTTTCGGCCTCGTCGGTGCGACTCGACGGCTCCGTCGAAGTGGCGGTTGACGTCACCAATACGGGTACGCGCGACGGGCAGGAGGTGGTGCAGCTCTATATCCGCCAGCCTGTCGCGAGCCTGTCGCGGCCGCTGCGCGAGCTGAAAGGCTTCGAGAAGGTCATGATCAGGGCCGGAGAGACGAAAACTGTACGATTCAAGCTGGAGGCCTCCCGGCTCGGGGCCCATGACGAACAGGGACGTTACGTCGTCGACCCGGGCGAAGTGGAAATTTACATCGGCGGATCGTCCCGCGCCGCAGCAAAAGCGCAGGTCATGCTGATCAGGTCTTGA
- a CDS encoding cold-shock protein — translation MATGTVKWFNTEKGYGFIQPAEGGKDVFVHITAVKEAGMMTLTEGQKVSFELKTERGKTAAGDLKLL, via the coding sequence ATGGCGACCGGAACCGTAAAATGGTTCAATACTGAAAAGGGGTACGGCTTCATTCAACCGGCGGAAGGCGGCAAGGACGTGTTTGTCCATATTACTGCCGTCAAGGAAGCCGGTATGATGACGCTGACGGAAGGGCAGAAGGTTTCTTTCGAGCTGAAGACCGAACGCGGCAAGACCGCGGCGGGCGATCTGAAACTGCTCTGA